In Methanocaldococcus sp. FS406-22, the genomic stretch GGTGTAAAGAGCATAAGCTTTGACTTATTAAAGCCAAAGAAAAAAGAACATTTAAAGTTAATGCCAAATATTGAAGAATTTAATAAACTGTTAAATAAATTTGGAAGATATCCAATCTATATAAAGAACTTACAAAAAAGACCTAAGGGAAGATACTGCTATCTAAATTCTGGAGATTTGCTGTTTGTTAATGAATTTGGGGATGTATACCCTTGTCCTACATTAGAAGGACTTTCCTGTTTAGGAAATATAAATGGTAATAAAATAGAACTACCAAAAATAGGAAGTAATAAATGTTATGCAAGAGAGTTTTTGACAAAACATTTAAAATAAATAAAGTTACTTAAATCTTTTCAATAACCAAAATTCCGTTTCCTAAGCTTTCAATTTTGAAATCATATCCTAACGATTCGAGAATATTAACTATATCCTTCTCTGAATAATATCCTCTGAATCTTCTATTTAACCTATTATAGAACTCAAATACTTCTTTACAAATATTCTCATTTTTATCCAGTATAAATTCTTCTGAAATGAATATTTTTCCCCCACTATGTATAGAAGACATCATCTTATTTAGAAACTGCTTTAATGACGGAGCATATTTCATTGTATGTGAGCATATAACATAATCATACTTTTCTTTAGGAATTATGTCAGCAAAATCTATATTTTTAAGTTCATAGGAATCACAATACAATCTTTTAATCCTACATTCTGCAATCTGTAAAAGCCCCTTAGATATATCTACCCCCATGTAATGTCCTTCTGGATATACTATATCTATAAAGTATTTTGGAGACCGTGAACCACAGCCAACATCCAAGATGTAATCTCCCTTATCAATCTTTAGACAGTCGCTGGCAATCTCTCTGCATAATGAATAGTATGGGCTACTCAATATCATATCCCAGATGTCAGGGTCTTTTTTAAAGCTTATAGCAATCTTTGGATGACTATAACTTATTAGAGCATATCTTGACACATGCGTTATAAAGTTATATTTCATCACATAATCACTAATAATCTTATCAAATTTTGGCATTTTTATATTTAGTTCAAAATCTTCGTTTATCTTAATTTTTTCATCTTCATATTTTAAAATTTCCAATTTCAAAGCTGTTTTTATATAGTCAAGAATAAACTGCTTATTTGGATATTTCACCAATAATGGAATATCATCGATTTTTGGAGAATATTTAGCAATAATTGGGAAGATTCCAAACTCTACACCCTGCTTTATAAATGTAACAAGCAATTCATAACTTAGATATTCTATAGTGTTATCAATCATTTCTATTTTCTTTTTTAGTTTTATTTCAGATGGCATTATATCGTTTATAACCTCACTAATAATCTCATCCAATATTTTTGAGTCATCATCTCCTATGTCAAATGACCCTCCCCCAACTACATTCTCAATTGAATCGAATTTCATATTACCACCTTAAAGATTCTATAAAGTCACTATCCTGGTCTTTTAACACTTCAACTATTTTCTTTCCATAATCGGTTAGCTTATATAGCTTTATCCCTCCCCTCTCTACACATTCAACTAATCCTAATTCTATAAGCGAGAAATGACCGTTATACCTTCCATTCATACCTTTTAGACATCCAAGCACGTTACTTGGGTCTGACTTCACCCTTCTCGAGATTTCAGAAAGATAAATGCCATGAGGATACATCTTATACAGCAGATATAATATCTTCTTTCTTAATTTACTTTTATTTAGTGACCTAATAATCATCGGGTCAATAAATGCCAAGCTCATACTAATCCCTCCCCCACAAGGTATCCTAAGAACAGTTTTGAATTGATGAGTGTGATTTTAAAAACTAAAGAAAATAGTTTTATCTAAACAACCCAAGAATCGTCGAAATAACCCTCCCCACAATTTTTGATATTTTACCAAATATCGACTCATTTTCAACATTAGATCCAGTATAATTGGTGTTATTAAATTCCTTAATGTTTGATTCATTATTATTCAGAATATATGTTTTATTATGGGTACTTTCTGTCATATTTTTGTAAGATTCGGAAGTTCCATTGATTTTTTCATTCTTTTCAGAAAACTCATGCCCCTCCACCCCTTTACTTCCATTTATTTCGATAGATATTGATTTTTTTAGGATTACTGGAACTTTTTGATAATTGAAGAGTGCAAAGTCATTAATTCTAACATATAATGTTACATTATACGTTCCACTCTCTAAACCCTCCAATCTTAAAGGAATCATTAATTCCTTCTCAGATTTTGGATAAATCTCTGTTTGGAAAATGGAGCTCTTATAGTAGATATTTGAACCCTTGCTAACCTCAACCCAATACTGAACTGTTAAATTCACTGGAAACTTATCATTTCTAATTTTTGCTTTTAATATATTATTGTTATAGTTTAAGTCTTCAATATTCACTGGAGAAATAACCTCCGTAACCACATGTGTCCCTGTAGGTATTTCATCCCCCAATATATCAATTGCTGAGTATCTTCCAACCCTGTAATAATTTGATATTTTAACTAAGTGGATTCCATAACCTTCAGTGTATATAATATCAACATTCTCTACAGATTTTGGAATTATATGGGCTACAGTATATCCTTCAAACCCTTCATCGAAAAAGATTGGAAATTCTACTTCAACCTCTGAATAATTATTTAGATGAACCGTCTTAGCACTACTTTTTGCTCTAACATTTCCATCTTTGTCAATAACCTCAATCCAAATATCGCAATCAACTTTAGAGTTTAAATTATTTCTTAATACAACTACACATGTGTTGTTAAATCCTGCAATAGGTTTGGCTGAGTATATTCCCCCATTTCCTTTTATTACATTTATTCTTCCTAATAATAACGTGTTATTGTAATATATTCTAACAATGTCTATTGGTGATATTGCATAGAAATGAGCAAAGCATGTATAATCTTTAGCCCCTCCCTTAACCGAAACTGTAATTTTTAAGTCACCATTTACTTCCTTGTAAAAGACTATAGGAATACTTATCTCTTTAGTTTGATGAGGTGTTATAGCAAATGGAATTTCCTTAGAATAATTTACTACTCCATATTTAAAATTATCATCTACAATAATTTTTCCCGATAATGTTTTATTATAGATATTTTTTAGAATAATGGACATATTGTATTTCTTCCCAATTAATACATATCCTCCTGGACCCATTTCCTCATTTATTTCTTTATCTTTTGGTAAGATAATTTTTTCAATAATTACTGGCGGTATAGGTTTTGGCTCTATGTTAATACTGTAAGATTTACTAAAAATTAAAGTATTTACATCTATAGGATGTATAGTTATTTCTATATTCTTACTACCTCTCTTTGTATATATTGGGACAAATATATCTTTTTTCTCCTTTTTACCAATATTAATTATTTTATTGACAGATCTATTCCCATATTTGACAGTCAATATAGCTGTGACATCTTTATTATATTTATTCTCTACAGTAATTTTTAAAATAGCCAGTGTTGGGTCATCTTTAACATAATATCTTGGTAATACATCATCTTTCTGTAAATATTTATCTGATAATACTTCTCTTATTTCGTTATCTAAAATGCCTGCCGAGTCATAGAAATTCTTTACAATCTTTGAAGTGTTTTCATCAATCTTCCTATAAAGTTCTACATTCTTTACAACAACTGGAAGATAATAATATTTTGTTATACTTTTATAGTCATAGTATATTCCAGAATCATCCCTCTTTTGGACAGTTTCTTCAATACCATCAATAGTATGTGTAACATTCATTATTTCTACGTTTGTTTCAACTGTAAATTTCTCTTTGTCGAGGACAATCTTAGGAACTTTAAACGATACCTTCACTTCCTCTCCAAAAGGAATATATACTGTCTTAAAATCGTTTTTACCATTGTAAATTACATTATCTCCATCTTTTATATTTATCCAAACTTTAGCAATATAGTCACTCTTTGCTGTAGGATTACTTTTTAGAGTTACATCAAACCAGTTAGAATAGCAAATTTCAGTATTTCCAATTTTGTATGAGTCCTCACATGTTACATTTTTAACGTCTACTGGAAAATACTGTTTCACTTTAACTGTTGTTGATGCTATAGTTTTTCCATTTTCAATCAACGATATCTTAGCATCATGTTCTTTATCGTCACTAATCGGAACTCTAACTTCCACAATTTTTTCTACATGACTATTTGGTGGCAAAGGTATTAAACCAGACTCCCAAGTTTTTCCTTCACATTCTACTTTAACTATGACATCATGCTCATATTCATCCTTATTTACAATCCCTAAATATAGAACTTGCTCACTAATATCTACATGTAATATTGGTGAATTTGGTGGGTCATACGGTGACCATACCTTATATACACTGACATCTCCACATACTACTGGCAATAATAACAGCAAAAGAACCAATGCTACTTTTTTCATGCCCCTCCCCCCCTATAAAGACAATGAAAGATTATTTTTACTAATCTATCTAAAATCCTTTCCCCCACACTACAGTTTGTATTTTTATTTTTTCATTATTTTAATGTATAACGAACATAGATAAATTTTTATTATATGTTATATAAATTATTTAGCACAAATTAATTTCCACATTCATCGAAGTTACAATTAAATAATGACATATTCGTAGGGGAGGGGAAGATGATAAATTTTATTGTTGGGGCAATAGGGCTATTAATAGCTTCAATCTACGATTTAAAAAGTAGAGAAATTGAAGATTACATCTGGATATCAATGGTCATTTTTGGATTGATATATCATGGCTACTTATCATTTATTTCACATGATATGTCATATATCATTCAATCGATTGTTGGATTTATAGTCTGTTTCTTTTTAGGGTTTTTTATGTTCCTATTGGGCGTTGGGGGAGGTGATGGAAAACTAATAATGGGACTCGGAGCTTTAATTCCAAAATATAATATGCCAATATACACACCGTTAGGTTTAATCTTAAATTATTATTATATCCCATCCTTTCCAATAATGGTAGTAATTAATGCAGTGTTCTTTTCAATTATACTTCCAATAATTATATTTTTAAGAAATGTAATTAGAGGAGTCAAACCAAAGACAAAAAAAGAGTTTCTATGTATGTTCCTTGGCGAAAAAATGAAAGTTTCTGAAGCCATGAAAAAGGAAAGGTTAATCCTTGGAAATCATGAAAATTTAAAACTACTCCCCAATGCTGAAAAAGATTATGATTTCTCAAAGTTTGATAAAAATGAAGAAATCTGGGTAACTCCAGCTATACCGTTCGTTGTTCCGATATTTTTGTCCTATCTGCTAACACCAATCATAGGCGACAAAATTATCGATATCTTTCTATCAATTCTTAGACTATAAAATAATAAAAATAATAATCCATATTTCTTAATATATATTTCTTAATTTTTTAATAGATAGGTACTGAAACCCCTAAAACCTGTGAAACTATTAGCTTCGTTATATAAGCCACTATAGCACATATCCAAAGTATCGCAACAAAGTGCAGTAGAGAAACAAACTTATGCCCTCCGTCCATAATTTTGATTAATATACCAGAAACTGCAGAGTAAATAATAAGAGATCCAAATATTATATACTCTATAACATCTGAATTGCTTATTGGTGCAATATTCAAGATATGAATAACAGTTTCAGGAATACTTAGTGATGAATACAACTCATTAATCATCTTAGCTACTCCTAATGAGGCAAATAATGCTAAAGTTATACCACCCCCAAGACCATAAACTACCCCAACAAACTGCTGTATATTTTGGTATTTGGATTTTCTTAACTGCACTATTTTACGGAAATTCTTACTTATTATTTCAGCTGCTGTTTTTGGGTCACCTCCAAAGTATATACATCGTGAAAATATGTCAGAAAAAAGCTGTATCAAATAACTACATGAGTCAAAGCCAAACAACCTCCAAGATTTATTTGAATCAATACCCAAAGCCAATCTTTTGTATAACTTCTTAATATCATGAGTTAGTGGTCCAAAATCATGGTTTGAGAGATATTCTAAAGAACTAACCATTCCCCCTCCTTTAGCACTTACTGAATCTCCCAAAGACCTTAAAAAATCAGGAAATACGAATTCCTTTCTTTTTACTTTTTCTTCCTCTTTTAATGCAACAAACCCTCCAATAGCTAATGGTGTAGCTCCCAAAGCCACTAATATCATATACGGTATTTGAGAAAAAGGAGACAATCCAATCACATATTTAGCCCATAAAAGAAATGGTAAAAGTATTATAGTCAATATAACAGATATTATTAGCCATTTTCTAAGTTTTTTATCAGTTTCTGTAGGTTTTTCTCCCGTATGCCACAGTCTATCAAATGGGAGTCTATTTTTTATCACAATAACAATAAGTAGCTCAACGGCAAAAAATGAAAATAACGCTATAGTAGCCATAAACACAAAATTATATGGCAATAAGAATGGAACTAAAATTGAAAAAGCCATGAAAAATGCTACAGATGTCATTGCACTAACATATAATTCTTTATATAAGTCAAGGGAATACAACATTCTTTTATAGAATGCAGCATAATCATCCATAACAATATCTTGCTCTTTTATTAAAAACTCTTTAAGTTCCTCCCCACTATCTAATGCATAAGCCAACCTATCTAAAAAATCTGCAAATTCACTGCTTGGTGTTCTCTGAGCTAAAAATCTGCAGGCTTCAGCCAATGAACGCCCCCACTTATCTGTCAAGACATATAATTTTTCAGATTCTTTTGCCAGTTCTCCAAGTTCTTCTTTCTCTTCTGAGAGTATCTTTAATAAATCTTTTCTATTTAAATCAGTTATAGACAAAGTCCCAAATTTTGTAATAAAAATATGCAATCGCTCATTTATCTTGTTTTTTTGAGAATCTAAAACAATATATGGATACCCGATTGCACTAGCAAGTATTATAATTGGTAGAAATAAATATATATATAAAATAATACCACTAAACAGCATAAAACCTAATATGGTTAAAACAATAGAGGCAATAACCGCAGGCAATACAATTTTTAATAAATAATCTCTGGGCTTAAGCCCAATTCTTGGTAGTAAATCAAATACCACAATAACCACCTCAAATTGGGAATGGAAGTCCCTCTAAACCTTTTTCGTAAAATGCCCATATTATATCTCTAACCTGATAGTAATCGAAAATTTCTCTTGCAATCATTTCCTCTAATATTCTTGCTCTCAATTCTAACTCGTTATAAATATCTCTCGGGTCTTCATATCCTGCTGCCTTAGCTATCTTCTCTTCCAAGATATAACTGTTATTTCTTCCCGTAAATACATGCCTATCCTTATCTGGCTCCCATTGGAACACCGCCCTTGTAATAACCCCATCTACCTCTTTGTAATATCCTTCAATTTCTTCAATGGTAACTACTCTTCTCAAAACCTTACCTCTCTGATAAACAGCGAGTTGGAAGAGTGCAACATTTAGGTTGTCCATAAATGTTAATGGAACGTTGATTGGGTCTCCGTTCAACCTCTGTATCATTTTTCTAACATTGGCTGCGTGGAATGTTGAAAGGACAGGGTGCCCTGTCTGCATAGCTTGGAAGGCAACTGCTGCCTCGACACTCCTAATTTCTCCAACAATAATGTAGTTAGGTCTTGACCTCAACGCAGCTCTTAACAAGTCAAAGAGCGTAACCCTACTCTCTTCTGGTCCTCTTTCTCTTGTAACTAACTGCTGCCATACTGGATGAGGTGGTTTGACTTCTGGAGTATCTTCACAGGAGAATATCTTCGAATTTGGTTTTATAAATGGTAAGATTGCGTTTAATGTTGTTGTCTTACCTGATGCTGTTTCCCCACAAATAAAGATACTCATACCATACTCCAAACACAGCCACAAATATGCTGCAACTTCAGCTGAGAATGTTCCCCAGCTAATAAGTTGTGTAACACTGATAGGAACATCTGTAAATTTCCTAATTGTAAATGATGGACCCTTTGGAGAAACATCAGTAGAGTAAATAATGTTAATTCTTGAACCATCTGGTAGTGTTCCATCAACTATTGGGTTAGCATCTGAAACTGGCCTACCCATTCGTTCTCCTATATTTTTTAAATAGTCGGCAAGCTCAATCTCATCCTCCCATGTAATATTTGTAGGCAACATTCCAAAAATTTTATGAACAACATGACAATTTTTTGGACCAATAACGTGAATATCCTCTAAGTATGGATCTCTACCAATAGGTTCAAGATTACCCAAACCTATTAAATCCCTCTTTAATATGTAAAGGAACTTATCCCTCTCCTCTGGTGTGATTTTAATTTTACTATCTGCAAATCTAAATATCCTTTGAAAAAACCCCTCCTCCCCAACTGTCTCAGTAACCTTTGTGCATGCATTAAATAATCTCGTTAAAACTTCTTCAAATTCTTCCACACTCTTAGGAGTTTCTTCATAAGGGGCAAGCTCCAAAATTTTGTGCAATATCATCTTATACTTTAATTTTTCTTCGGCAGTTTCTAATTTTGGCTCAATAACTATATATTTTGTCTTTGTCTCTGGAGTTCCAAATATATGGATAAAGATTGGATCTCCAACAGGATAGATAATATTTGGATATTTTAGCTCCTTTAATTCTCTTGAGAGTGAGACCATAAAGTCTGGAATTCGCATATAGGTTCTTTTAAAGTTCTCAATGTATCTTCGTAAATGCGGATTTCTTTTCATTGCCTCTTTTAATTCCGCTTCGCTCATTATTATCACCAAAATCTAAAATTATGCAACAGATGCAATCTCAATAGCAATACCAATCTTAGGTTCAACCCTAAACACAATATTTTTCTGATATGGTCCAGGAGCCATATTGTATTTTAGTATCTTGGCTAAGTTCTTCAAATCCCCTCCAAATGTGAATAATTCTGTTTTTATTAACATTGTTGCCGATGTTCTTATAATAGTTAAAATCGATTCTGGTAGTTCTTTTGGATTTACTGTGCAAATTATTATTTTCTTTAAAGCTGTGATTCTCTTAAAAAAAGCCATTAAATCATTAACATTAACTTCACTGGCATCATTTGCTATTAATGCGGATATTGAATCAAATATAATAACATCTTTTTCATAAAATGCTCTAGTTTCCATAACTTTTTTTAAAAATCCATCCTTTTTTTTATTATCTGCAATTAAGGGATAGACTGGAATGTACAACAAAGCTCCTGATAACAACTTTTTATTGATTGAGTAATTCAAAGAATTCATCTGTTTTATAAATTCTAAGGTTGTGAGTTGAGTAGAGACATAAGTTACTGAATATCTATTCTGTAAAAATCCATATGCCAATCTCTGGCATAAGACAGATTTACCTGTACTCTCCTCTCCCTCAATTATTATCAGGCTACCATGTGGAATACCACCCCCAATTCTTTTATCCAAATCATCTCTACTCAAATCAATTCTTGCTAATTCCATAATCCCCACCTAAAAAATTTAGGAAATATAACCCTTAATTATCCTTGAAACCCCACATTCAGAAATAACCTTTATCCTGTGATATCCAGTTTCATTATAATTTACAACAATCTCCCCCACGTCTCCAGGAGACAACACATTACTTCCAGGAGATGTTAGCTGATTAGTGGTATTGATATCTACGATACTCCCATCAATGATTATCGTAAATGAATCATTCGTAAATATAATTGGGTCTTTACCAGTATTTTTAATGTAAAGAGCAATAGTACCTGCTGAAGAATTTCTAACGATATCTCCTGGGTCATTTATAATCTCAAAATCTTGAGATAACTTTGTGGCTAACGCATCACTTTTTTTCCCAATATTTAAAGAAATCTTATAGGTAGAGGTCGTTAAAATCCCTGCCACAAATGCAGCGATTAACAATACAGCAACGAACATGACTATTTCAGACATTGCACTTGATGCCAATTAAATCACCCTAAACCCACACAAGTCAAATTTTATTTTATAGAAGATTATAGAAGAATAAATCATGCAGGGGTCGCCAAGTTATGTTAATGAATAGAAATACTTGTTCCCATTATCTGAGACAACACATATCCTACTTGGCTGTGTCCAATTTACTACAATCGTTATACTATCCAATGGAACGAGATATTTTTTCAATTGAGGGTAATAAGAAATATTCTCTTCTGGCACCACTGTGCCATCAAACAGTATGGTAAATTTGCCAGGTTCAACTACAACCGAGCCATTATTATAGATGGTTATATTTGTTTGTGATGGACTGGTCTTAACATCAGTAATTACCAACTTTTCATTTAATTTGGCATATATATGACTATAATAAGTTGTATAAGCCTCATCGACATTTTCGTAATAACTGTCCATTGTCACATAAAGGTAAGCTCCACATACAAGCAATGCAATAATCATTACTGTTGCCCCTACTACTGAGCTAAATCCCATAGAACTGTTCAGCCCCCTTCTTTATTTTTCTTAATTCCCATTCAATTTTATCCAATAGTTCAGCAGATATCTTTTTTCCATTTAACCTTTCAATAAATAAGAGTGAGATTATATGGTCGGTAATATTTAACTTTCCAGAACCTTCAACTACATTTTCTTCATCAACTTTTATTCCCTTTAAGAATTTTAATAGTTTTGCTAATGCTTTATCACCTAACCATCCTAACATGTAATAGAAGTCTAACACATCAGACACATTTTCAACACCTATCCTCTCACATAAATATTCCAGCCATTTTAATGCCAATATAATTGCAATTGGGTCCTCATCAGGAATGTCCTCTAATTTAGCAGGTTTATGGACTTCTAATATTGTTGAAGTTAATGCATCCATTTTAAACACCTCCCCCAAATATTTTTTAGATAAGTTAATAATCTTAAGTAGTATTTTTAGATTGATTGTAATTCCATAGCCCATTTTTTTATTCTTCTAATTTCTATCTCTAACATTTCAAGAACCTCGGGATCTATTGGTCTTCCTGCAAGCTTTTCTATATACAATAATGAAACTATATGGTCACTTGGTGATAGCTTATCTCTTGGTCTTAATTCTTCCTCATCATATGTTATTTTCATATTCTTAGCAAATCTCAATAACTTTAATATAACTTTATTAGATATCCACCCAATCTTATTGTAATAGTCTAGAATGTCTGGTAAATATGTCACACCTGATTTGCTAATTAAAAATTCCAGCCATTTAAATACTAAGGTCATGGAAACAGCATCTTCAGGGATATCGTTCAGTCTATACTCTTTTTCTCCTTCAATAGGTGTCATAAAGCCTCCCCCCATAGATAATTCTTTAGGTAGTTCATACTTTTCTAATTTAGCTTCTTTCTTAATCTCTTTCTTAGTTTCTTCAACTTTAACTTTTTCATGGGTTTCTTCTACAGGTTTTTCTACAGGTTTAGGGACTTCAATCTCTTTAACTTCCTCTTCAGTTTTTTTACCAGCGTCTATTGGCTCTTTTTTCTTACTTACTTCAATTTCTTCAATTTCTACTGGCTTTTTAGGTTTTTCTTCACTTTTAATTTTAATAGGAACGTTTTCTATTTCCTCAGTAGCTTTAACTTTTTCAATTTCTTCTGAAGTTTTTGTTGAAACAGCCATTGTAGTGAGCTTCATTATAGCATCAAGCTTCTGTTCGAGAGTTTGAAGCTTTTTATTAAGCTCCTCTGTTTTATCTTCTCTTCTCCCTTTTGATAAAACCTCTGTGATTCTCTCAACAATCTTATCAAGTTGTTTTTTTGTAACCCTCTTGCCTCTTAAATTGTTTTTTAATAGAATGATAACGAAAGATGGCAATTTTGATTTTAAATTATCTAAATATTCCTCAATTTCATCCTCTGTAAGAATCTCCTCATCAGAGAACATAGGAGAGGGTGATGTTTCACTTATTGTCTTTTGTATCATGAGTATCCTCCCCAGACATTGACTTTATAATCTCCTCCTCCAATACCTCTTCAATAATTTCATCAAGGTTAATATCAAGTTGATGCAAATATAGGGAACCAAGGATTATCAAATCATTTGTAAGTTCTTCAACAGTTTTTTTAAGCCTTTTATATTCTGTTTCTAATCTTTCAAGCTTTTCTAAACTCGTTGCAGTAATTTTTGAAACTCCAATAAACGGATTTATTTGATTTGATACAACTTCATAGAGAGCCATTATATCCTGCAAATTTTCGTTAATTTTGCTAAGTTCAACCCTTAGCATTTCATTTTCTTTCCTTAAGTTGTTTATTGAAGATTCTAACTTTGGTAGTTTGGATTCAATATCATTAACTTTTGCTAACAAACCTTCTGTAGTTTCCATTAGGTCTTTAACTGTTCGCTCAAGTTCATCGTATTTTTCAGTCTCCAATGGGTCTTCGAGTAAATTTTCCTCCTCTTCAGGAGGAGTATCATCTTCTAATTTTTGTTTTTTTTTAATTTTGGTAATTTACTTTTTATTGAGGCAATTATATCTTTTATCCCCATAAGGATTCACCTTAAAAAGTTAATATGGAAACTTCCAAAATTACTGAAGCGTAACTACATGCTCGCTGAATGTTGATGGTGCCCTAAATTCGATGATTCCTGAAGCTCCAAATTCTGGAATAACTTCTCCATATATTCTCTCTCTTGGCGTAATACCTCCAAATACATCTCCAACATCTACAGCAATAATGGCTTTATCTCCAAAATTCATTGTTGGATGCTCTGTATTGTTCATTGATCCATCTTCATCTTGTAAGACAATAACACCAAATTCTGTGGATGGATTAGATATACTTGGCCATGATTTACTAAATATATCTTGGGTTCCATTAGTGTTTACATATACAATTGAATTCTGTCCTCCATATACTAATGAAGCTTTATAATCACCGTTGGAAATAGTAACTATTACTGATGATAAATCAATCTCATCTCCAACATTAGGAGACACAAGTATTGCAAGCTTTGTTATATTTTTTGTATCATTTGCATAGCCAATAACTTTTAATACCTGAATTCCACTTGCTACCTGTCTTGTACTTTCTTCGCCAACCCTAGCAGCTTTGTGCTGAAGGTTGGCTGCCGTGTTTATTATAACCGCCGCTGCTACTGCAGCGACTAACACTAAAGCGATGAAGATGATGAGCGTCCCTATACCAATTGCCCCTCGGCGACTTTTAAGGTAATTTAACAACAACATATTCGGCCACCTCAATTTCAAAAAATATTTATATTATTTATATACATTATTATAATGGAATCTCATAATTTAAATATCGAATAAAAAAAAATTAAATTAGGGGCTTATTGAAGTTGTATTACCTCTTGTGTACCTAAGTATGCAGCTGGTGTTGTGAATTCAATAACTGCTGGAGCACCAAATTCTGGAATTACTGAACCAGTTACTGTTGTTCTTGGAGCTAAGTTAAGTCCATCTGCTGAAGCATTTATTGTTAAAGCAACAATATCTCCTTTATTAATTACAGGAGTAGTACCCTTACATGAACCATCTGCATCTTGCAATACAATGATTCCAAATTGCCCAGCACTTAAATTCCATGCAGCAAGAGATAAGTTAGTAACTTCTCCTCCAGTTGTTAAATCCACATATGCATTTGGATTGTATTTTAATACTGCTTTCTTATTACCGTCAGTAATTAATATCTTAGTTTGATTTAAGTCGATTGCAGCACTTCCAGCATTTGGTGAAACATAAATTGCCAAATAGTTAATTGTCTTATTGTCGTGCATTCCGATTACTTGAAGTGTTGAAAGTCCACTTGCGACTTGTTCGGTGCTTTCTTTACCTGTAGCCATTGCTTTTTGTTGGAGGAATCCACTTGTGTTGATTAAGACGGCTGCTGCTACTGCAGCAACTAAGACCATGGCTATGAAGATTATCAAGGTTCCTATACCCATAGCCCCTCTCTTACCCTTTAGAAA encodes the following:
- a CDS encoding flagellin; this translates as MKVLEFLKGKRGAMGIGTLIIFIAMVLVAAVAAAVLINTSGFLQQKAMATGKESTEQVASGLSTLQVIGMHDNKTINYLAIYVSPNAGSAAIDLNQTKILITDGNKKAVLKYNPNAYVDLTTGGEVTNLSLAAWNLSAGQFGIIVLQDADGSCKGTTPVINKGDIVALTINASADGLNLAPRTTVTGSVIPEFGAPAVIEFTTPAAYLGTQEVIQLQ
- a CDS encoding flagella accessory protein C translates to METTEGLLAKVNDIESKLPKLESSINNLRKENEMLRVELSKINENLQDIMALYEVVSNQINPFIGVSKITATSLEKLERLETEYKRLKKTVEELTNDLIILGSLYLHQLDINLDEIIEEVLEEEIIKSMSGEDTHDTKDNK
- a CDS encoding flagellar protein G encodes the protein MASSAMSEIVMFVAVLLIAAFVAGILTTSTYKISLNIGKKSDALATKLSQDFEIINDPGDIVRNSSAGTIALYIKNTGKDPIIFTNDSFTIIIDGSIVDINTTNQLTSPGSNVLSPGDVGEIVVNYNETGYHRIKVISECGVSRIIKGYIS
- a CDS encoding flagellar protein F is translated as MGFSSVVGATVMIIALLVCGAYLYVTMDSYYENVDEAYTTYYSHIYAKLNEKLVITDVKTSPSQTNITIYNNGSVVVEPGKFTILFDGTVVPEENISYYPQLKKYLVPLDSITIVVNWTQPSRICVVSDNGNKYFYSLT
- a CDS encoding FlaD/FlaE family flagellar protein; its protein translation is MIQKTISETSPSPMFSDEEILTEDEIEEYLDNLKSKLPSFVIILLKNNLRGKRVTKKQLDKIVERITEVLSKGRREDKTEELNKKLQTLEQKLDAIMKLTTMAVSTKTSEEIEKVKATEEIENVPIKIKSEEKPKKPVEIEEIEVSKKKEPIDAGKKTEEEVKEIEVPKPVEKPVEETHEKVKVEETKKEIKKEAKLEKYELPKELSMGGGFMTPIEGEKEYRLNDIPEDAVSMTLVFKWLEFLISKSGVTYLPDILDYYNKIGWISNKVILKLLRFAKNMKITYDEEELRPRDKLSPSDHIVSLLYIEKLAGRPIDPEVLEMLEIEIRRIKKWAMELQSI
- a CDS encoding ATPase domain-containing protein produces the protein MELARIDLSRDDLDKRIGGGIPHGSLIIIEGEESTGKSVLCQRLAYGFLQNRYSVTYVSTQLTTLEFIKQMNSLNYSINKKLLSGALLYIPVYPLIADNKKKDGFLKKVMETRAFYEKDVIIFDSISALIANDASEVNVNDLMAFFKRITALKKIIICTVNPKELPESILTIIRTSATMLIKTELFTFGGDLKNLAKILKYNMAPGPYQKNIVFRVEPKIGIAIEIASVA
- a CDS encoding FlaD/FlaE family flagellar protein; this translates as MDALTSTILEVHKPAKLEDIPDEDPIAIILALKWLEYLCERIGVENVSDVLDFYYMLGWLGDKALAKLLKFLKGIKVDEENVVEGSGKLNITDHIISLLFIERLNGKKISAELLDKIEWELRKIKKGAEQFYGI
- a CDS encoding flagellin codes for the protein MLLLNYLKSRRGAIGIGTLIIFIALVLVAAVAAAVIINTAANLQHKAARVGEESTRQVASGIQVLKVIGYANDTKNITKLAILVSPNVGDEIDLSSVIVTISNGDYKASLVYGGQNSIVYVNTNGTQDIFSKSWPSISNPSTEFGVIVLQDEDGSMNNTEHPTMNFGDKAIIAVDVGDVFGGITPRERIYGEVIPEFGASGIIEFRAPSTFSEHVVTLQ